A window of Loxodonta africana isolate mLoxAfr1 chromosome 3, mLoxAfr1.hap2, whole genome shotgun sequence genomic DNA:
CTGAATTCTCACCCACCAGGCTTACAGCTGATCCTGGGCTGCCAGCAGATGTGACGCTCCATGGCAGAGGGCGGGCCATGGGACACACATCTGGTTTCCAGGCAAGAAACAAAGAATCACCCAACTCGGATTTCAGGTTTTGAAAGCTATGCTGCCGTTCTTCTTTTATACTACCAACTGATTATTCTAGAGTTTTCCACTTTGCTGTCTGGTTACTCACTGTGCCTTCTGAGTGAAACTGCTCTGCCCACAGTCTTCTTTCAAAGGGCAGCCCGCAGGAGGCCATGTTGTGAACCACATGACCTGGCTCCTCCCTACAATGACCAAGGCTAACTGCACCAGGGCTGGCACTGATCTAAGGGCAGCCAGTCCATAAGTTGTGGTCATCAACCTCTGACATGGGCTGGCACGAAAAGCTGAGCTGGGCCAATTGGATTCCCTCTCAGGAATTTGAGTTAAGAAATGCTGAgaagggatgcagacctcaaattctcgtaaaaacaccagacttaacggtctgactaagactagaaggaccccggaggtcatggtccccagaccttctcttagcccaagacaggaaccattcccaaagccaactcttcagacaggggctggactggactatgggatagaaaatgatactggtgaggagtgagcttcttggattaagtaggcacacgagactatgtggccaactcctgtctggaggggagatgagagggcagagggggacagaagctggccgaacggacacgaaaatagagagtggagggaaggagtgtgctgtctcattagtgggggagcaactaggagtatatagcaaggtgtatataaatttttatatgagagactgacttgatttgtaaactttcacttaaagcacaataaactaaaaaaaaaaaaaaaaagaaatgccaagAGAAGACAGGCAGGCGGCTAAAGCTGAAGGCGTGCTGTGAGATAAAGTCCAGGGCTGGGTGAGCCAAAGGAAGCGTGAGTAGGAAGAGGGTGTAAAAGCCAGGTAAGCAGGTGCTCTGAGACAGAAAAGATACACAGAGCAGAGAGAAAGAACAAGCTGGTTGCTAGACAGACTAGATAAGTAGCCAACGCTGTGAGACAGAGGCAGGGAGAATCCAGTCCCCACAGTTGCATGTGTTCTAATGGCTTTCACTGTCTGGTTCCTATGAAGTCAGGGTGAACTCAGGTTCCTGCTCATGGATTTCTTGGCATCCTGTCTCCCTCAATGCCCATGCATACCCTACAAGTAAACCCTGCTCCTGAGGTGGCGTGGTGAGTCTGTTCCTTGCAACCAAAAAGCAAGCTAGCCTCCAGGCTCACAGGGAGATGATCACCACACTCTGTGCTCCCCCTCCCCACAAATGACCCGGCCTGCTGCCCACCACCTCTTCATCAGCACATGCCACTCCGACGTCAGTTCCGATGTACCTTGGGACAGGCCCTTGTGCAGTTCATGATGGTATGGCAGCGGTACAGAGAGAAGGGGTCCTGCAGCTTGGCCAGGCGTTCCTCTGTGAAGTCGTCTCTAGAGTCGATCATCCAGCGATAGGCCTGGGAAACCAGAGACGGATTAGCGGAAACATCAGAGCTCTGGGTGCAAGCGAGAAGGAATTCTCCTGGCCCAGATGCCTTGTCTCCTCACTCTTTAATTCTTGCCCATCTTTCGAGGTAAAGCACCCAACTCTTTTGTGATTCCCTTTGATGAAGGAGCCCCACTGACCTCCCCTTTGGACCACACTGCACCTGCCACCATGGTGTTAATTATGTACTGCTGGGTGTCATTCTCTAAGTTTTTTCATGCTGCTGGCTCAACAGCTTCCTTACCAGATTGTGAATCAGTAAGGGCAGGAACTGAATCACATGACTCTTTTTATCCCTCTCCACAGCACCTACTAACGTTAAACTCTCATTGCCTTTGAATAACTGATGATTTGACAGGCCTATCTTGGAGACAATGTTTGTCCCACTcattgattccttctgtgagcagCCCGTGCAGAAGTCTGAGGTCGGCAAGCTGACAGGTAACTGATTGACCACATGATCACTGCACTGGCTCTCAGCAGGGTCACTGGAGAGGGCTTTTATACTTCCCAACACCTCAAATCCCCTTGTTCGTCAGTCTTTAATATGGCTGGGGATCTATACTGCTAACGTGGTCACACAATCATATAACTTCTCTTTTTATGGAAAAAGAGAAATTAgaggttgagttttttttttttttttgagttgcttAGACTCTGTGAAAAACACTAACCGCAAATCTAAAAAGCAAAAGCTTTCTGGAAACAAAGGAAATGACCTTCTTTACAGCGAAATATATATATGGTGAAaggaaatgaaaaccaaaactACTCTGTTTCCCAGCAGCCCCTAAACTCAGTACTCCAAAAGGCTTTCATTAGCCTGGAGACAATATTCAACCTTACAGCAGGGTAGTCGCCCCTCAAAGAAATTTCCCTCTCCTTGCCTGCACATTAAAAATCTCCGTATGAGGAAGACAGGGGCCTTCTGAGATATGGCAGTTTGCGGAAAGCAGGCAAGTAGATGGGAACACAGCCAACCACACAGGAATATGTTTTAAACATCTGCAAAGCACAGTTTGCCAAAAACCCTTGAGGTGACGCTAACCATACTGAGAAGTCTTTTGTAGATGAGGCCCCTGCTCTACTGAAAGCCAAGTGAAGAAAATGCAACCAACTGCCTTGCTTGCACTGGCTGCCAGTGAAGGAAACCTCGCCCTTCGGAATGGTTGGTTTGCAACAATACATGGTCTTCCTGGGTTTCTGGTCTTTCACTTCAATTTTTCTTACAGCAATAAAGGAGCGGCTTACCTGCATAAGAACCGCAGGTCCCAAATACTTGTCTCCGTTCCACCAGTAGCTAGGGCAGCTGGTGCTGCAGCAGGCACAGAGAATGCACTCATACAGCCCATCCTGTGGCAGAGGCAGGGGGTCAGAAGCACGCGAGGGAAAAGGCTATGCCTTGTTTGCAGTTACTGAAATGcgaggttaggggttagggcacGAACAAAATACCTACTCCATCTGAGCTTTCTTGACAAGGTCAACAAACACAGGGATTTACCAGATTCATAGAAAGATCTCGGGATTGAAACGTAAACATCTGCTGGGCTGGAGTCCAGGGTTCTAAGTCCAAATACAATAAACTGACCCTTTAATAAACAATAACCCCTctcttatctttaaaaaaaaagatcattaacagaaacaaaaacaagaaaaaactcaCCACCTCCCAGTCAAGAGAGGAGAAAGTAAAGAGGCCCTGGGAGCTGAGGTGTCATGCTAGTCTATAACAGCTTCTGCACTTGGCTCAGCAGAGGCCTCCGCTTCGCCATGGGACACCAACATCATCCTATGTAACAGTAACAGCCAGCCCTCACTGGGCACACTTACATACTTACTCTCGTTTGATCATTACGATATTCACAATAATGAGTGCTATTAtgattcccattttagagataagggCTCAGAGAGGCTCCTTAGGTCATTTGCCCAGAGTCACACCACAGGAAGTAGCAGAGCTGAAGTGTCCGTCACTCAGGCCTCTGAGTCTGGACTCCTTGGTCTTTAACACCAGCCACACTGATTCCATCTGCCCAACCGGTTCTAGCAAATGGACTTTCTGATTGTGGTAACAATAGAAACTGATGAAAAGTAGCAAAGCAGAAGGGGCACAGTTGACATGAGAAGTGACAGTGATAACAGAAGAGGAGACAGAGTTGATGGTCATGATTGTAACCCTGATTCTCCAAGGAAATCTTTATTAGACTACGTTCAGATAGTAGCTGGGAGTGTAACTGGCTCCATGGTCTAGAAGCACAAGGTCATAGGACTGAGAACCTTAGTAACAGTCCCATTCTTTAATCCACTTTTAGAAAAGTCTGTAACAAGAGATTAATCAGAATTTTTTGAACAGAACTTGAAGgataaagatattaaaaaactGGCAACAACCTCATTGTTCATTAACAGTGGAATGGCTAAGTCATGCCTGGTGTACACATCTGAAGTAGTATCTAGCAAAGTTTAATTAATGCTTTTGAAGACTTTTTAAGACCAAGGGAAAATGCTCACAATAATATGAATGAAAAAGGCAGGCTACAAAAGTGTATTTACACTTTGATCCCAGCTATGTAAAAATATAATGCAGTATATATTACATCTATAACATacacaacaacaaaggaaattaTGAATATTATTAGAAGTTATCTTTGGGTAGTAGAATTatagattatttaaaaaatatttttctgtattttccaattttctACAATGAGCATCGAGGCTTTTACAGTCATGAAAAAAAGTTATGTTCTGTATACTAATTTAAGGAAGCAAAAAATGCTACAAAAAAAGGTTTGGTATTTAAACGAGTAAATTCTAATTATCTAGAAAACATACTCAGGGGGACCCCTCATTCCCAATAATACACATCAGTGGGGCGTGCACTAGTGTGAGTTAGCCTGGCTCAGGAATGTGAGATGACTGGTTGGCCTGAGCGGCCAATCTTACCTGGACTCTGGGAAGGCCTAAGACTCTGGGAGTTAGACATGTAGGGGCAGAGCCACGGCCTGGAAACCAGAAACTCCTGAAAGAGTAGTCAGAAGCTACCTCTGAGGTTCTAACGTAACTGTGCTGACCCTCCTCATTGCCATGATGACAGAACTGGGCATGCTGACAGGACTCTCTCCTTTCTCAACttttatgggaaagaggagaggatGCTAAATAGTTGCCAAGGCATAAAAGGtagaattcatttattcattcacacaACTAATATTTCTTGATAAAATAACATGCCCCAGAGTCTAGAGATCCAGACAGAAATAAGACACGGCCTCTGTCCGGAGATGCGCTTGGTCTGCCACGTGGACAGGCATGGAAATGATTATACAAGGGTAAGTGCTGTACTGGAAGAACATACAAAGTGGTGACTGTGAGACAGTATGTGTCCTTGACCCTGTCCCTGTTCCAGGCACATAGCTGGGCTCCATTCCCACCTGGTCCCCTTCCCGCCTCTTCTTCTCCATCAGATGACTAAGTACGTAGGGAGTGACAGTGCAAGTCAGAGAAGACTTCTCAGAGGAGGTAAATGTAGTGTCGAGGGAGACTAAAAACTTGACAATGATGCCTTCCTTTAAGAACGACTTTACTGCCTCTACACAGGAAAAGCAACCCCAAGAGGGTGAGAAGGCCCCATGACACCTACAGGCCAATCACCAGgagtgtggtgttggcaaagaacgtcAAGGTTCTGGTCCCAGTTTTGCCATTAACTAACActtccatctgtaaaacagggtgCTGGTAGTAAAGACTGCAAATGGCCAGGTGCATTCTATTTTGCCCAGAGTGTTGAACAACTGATTTAGCTGCCAACTTTTAaggactgctttttttttaactaaagggtcggcagttcaaatccgccaggcactcgttggaaactccctgtcctatagggtcactatgaatcggaattgactcgacagcactgggtttttgggtttcttTTGAAAAAGATGAACGCCTGGCAACATGGCAACGTCTGCCCCTTTATGCAGGACATGGGTGCACCAGCTCCTCAGTCCCCTCTGGGCCCTTCATGAGCTCACACTACCTGCCTGCGCCTGTGAGGATGGGTGTCCAAATCCTTGGACCAGATCCTCTTGAAGTTCCTTTCAGGTTTTAACGAAATACACTAAATGGTCCGCATTAGCTCGTGCTCCTACCCCCCAAACCACACTCCTGGCAAACACCTTTCTAATGCAATACCTCAGATCGGTAAGGGTACAAGAGAACATCAAGACAATAAACGGGGACTAATGACCAGTTTCTCACGATCTTCTATGGACTGCAGGTACTGCTGCTTGCCTTCCTGGGATTCATCCTTCTTCTTCAAATAAGGCTCAATGGATTTGTACTGAGCGTAGAAGTTGCTCAAATCCTGAAGTTGGGAGAAAGAAGAATAAAGGTCAGATTCCACCATTGCCTCTTAGTTTTCTTATGTCCCCTGTTTTTTGGACGATGCCTGCTTTGCTGCTCTGTGACAGACAGAAGCCTGTCTCTTACTTTGGCGTGAATACATGCAAAGATTACAAGAGGAGAAATGGCCACAATGTTAGGCAAGGTTAGGAAGTCTCTCCCTCATCCATTGGAAAAACTTCCCAATCCCATAGTCGTTTCTGTCCATCCACTCTTGGAAACACTAAGTCAGTGAAGATGGTCAAATAGAGGCAGGGAGAAATTGAAGTAAAATTCATAAACAACTGCTACTTTTCCAATTGCTATTTTTCACATGGATTCTTTGTAGTGATGGCCAAATTCTTCATTTCTGGGACTGTTCCCACTCTAAAACTCTGTGTCCTGTTATTCCCGAACAAGTCTCACCAAATATGCTGCTGGAGGATCTTCTAGGTGTATTTCTCTTCCACCATTGAAATGCTTTAATTAAACTCAGGTCACACCACCTTGCAGCCAGGGATTTTCATAACCCTTGGAATGACACTGTGGTTTTCCTCTTGCCAGGGAGAAAGGCCAATCAAATTGTTCTACTTTCTGACTAGAAAAGTAGCTTTAAATACTCGAAAAAGCCTGTACTAAAGAACAAATAGcacaacacacacacgcatgcacgcaAGCATGCAcctgtgaaataaaaaaaaaaaagagatgcagAAACTTACAGGGACAAGATCTTTTATCACATACATATGTGGAAGAGGGTAGATTTTTGAGACTTTATTGAGGTTGGTGTCAATCCTGCGAGTGCAAGCTAGAGTGTTGCCTCCATTGATGTTCATCGCACAAGAGCCACAGATacctaaaataaagaaaatacatcCAACTTACTCACAATTCAGACTCTATCCAGCCTCAAATTCTTTCTCCTGCACTGCCATTACTTGCCCATCAGGAGTGGCACTGACACGATATATCTGTGGCAGAAGTGTCTGTTTGcctttcctccttcttcctgCCTACAATGTAGATGAAGTGGCTGAAGCTCTAAACACCATTTTGTGACCAGGAGGCAGCCTTGAATCTGAAAGCTACATGTCTAGGGTGGCACTGGAGAAGGACAGGGGCCTGGGGAGCTGCTGATATTACGGACTTCCCACACCTTTTCTAGTTTCATAGTTGATATGTTTTgaacaaaaaaaataaacctcCATTGTTTAAAAGCCACTGTTACTTGAACTCAAACCCTAAAAGATATAATACCTAAAAGCAAATCAACGTTATCTTGGCCCATCTTAAGGTTCAGACCTGGATGTGTCCAAAACTAAGCAGGACAGTGGTCAGCCAGTACCCTGGGGACATGGAATCCACGCAAGTTGACTGAGTATGACTTTCCaaagagaagaatgaacaaagacattaaaaacaaaattaaggtGCTGACCAAGGGTCCTGAAATGAGAATTTTCTAAgcatggtgtctcagtcatctagtgctgctataacagaaataccacaagaggatagcttcaacaaatttattctctcaaagttcaGCAGGCtgttgttgcttttaggtgctgttgagttggttccgactcatagtgatcctacgtaccacagaatgaaacactgcccggtcctgcaccatcctcataatcgttatgcttgagtccattgttccagccactgtgtcagtccatctcgttgagggtcttccccttttctgctgaccctctactttgccaagcatgatgtccttctccagggactgatccctcctgacaacacgtccaatgtaagacgcagtctcaccatccttgcttcttccaagacagatttgttcgttcttttggcagtccatggtatattcaatattctttgccaacaccaattCAACGgcgtcaattattctttggtcttccttattcattgtccagcttttgtgtgcatatgaggtgattgaaaataacatggcttgggtcaggcgcacttaagtcttcaaggtgacatctttgcttttcaacactttaaagaggtcctttgcagcagatttgcccaatgcaacgcatcttttgatttcctgactgctgctcccatgggtattgattgtggatccaaggaaaatgaaatccttgacaacttcaatcttttctccatttatcatgatgttgctcgttggtccgcttgtgaggatttttgttttatgttgagctgtaatccatactgaaggctgtggtcttgtaagtgcttcaagccctcttcattttcagcaagcaagcttgtatcatctgcataacgcaggttgttaatgagccttcctccaatcctgatgccccattcttcttcatacagtccagcttctcggattatttgctcagtatacagattgactaggtatggtgaaaggatacaaccctgatgcacatctttcctgactttaaaccatgcagcatccccttgttctgtcttaacaactgcctcttgatatacgtataagctcctcatgagcacaactaagtgttctggaattcccattttttgcaacgttatccataatttattatgattcacacagtcgaatgcctttgcacagtcaataaaacacaggtaaacatccttctggtattctctgctttcagccaggatccatctgacatcagcaatgatatccctggtcccacttcctcttctgaatccagcctgaatttctggcagttccctgttgatatactgctgtagccgcaattgaatgatcttcagcaaaattttgctgtgtgtgatattaatgatattgctcgataatttccgcatttggttggatcacctttcttgggaacaggcataaatatggattttttccagttggctggccaggtagctgtcttccaaatttcctggcacagacgaatgagcacttccagcactgcatcaatttgttgaaacatctcaactgatattctgtcaattcctgaagccttgtttttcaccaacgccctcagtgcagcttggacttcttccttcagtaccattggttcctgatcatatgctacctcttgaaacggttgaatgtaggccaattatttttggtataatgactctgtgtattcctgtcatcttcttttgacgcttcctgcgtcgtttaaaattttttccctttggaatccttcaatattgtaactcatttgaattttttcttcagttctttcagcttgagaaatgccaagcgtgttcttcccttttgattttctatctccaggtctttgcacatgtcattatgatactttactctgtcttctcgagctgccctttgaaatcttctgttcagtttttttacttcttcgtttcttccttttgctttagctgctcaacattcaagagcaggtttcacagtctcttctgacttccattttggtcttttcttcctttcctgtcttttttaatgacctcttgctttcttcatgtatgacgtccttgatatcattccacaactcatctggtctttggtcattagtgttcaacatgtcaaatctgttcttgagatggtgtctaaattcaggtgggatatgctcaaggtcgtatgttggctcttgtggacttgttctaattgtctccagtttcaacctgaacttgcatatgaacaactgatagtctgttccacagtcagcccctggccttgttctgactgatgatattgaggttttccatcatctctttccacagatgtatttgatttgactcctgtgtattccatctggtgaggtccatgtgtatagctgccgtttacgttagcaaaaaaaggtatttgccacgaagaagttattggtcttgcaaaattctatcatgtgatctcggcgtcgtttctatcaccaaggccgtattttccaactaccgatcctttttcgtttccaacttgcacattccagccaccagtaattatcaatgcattgtaactgcatattcgatcaatttcagactgcagaagctggtaaaaatcttcagtttcatcacctgtggccttagtggttggggcataaatctgaataacagtctattaactggtcttccttgtagacgtatgggtattatcctatcactgacagcatcataCTTTAGGAtttatcttcaaatgttcttttcgacggtGAATACAATggcattcctctttaagttgtcattcccagcatagtagaccacaagACTgtacaattcaaaatggccaataccagtccatttcagcctattaatgtctaggatatcaatgtttatgtgttccatttcatttttgacaatttgcagttttcctagattcatacttcatacattgcacattccaattattagtggatgtttacagctgtttcttctcattttgagtcgtgccacatcagcaaatgaaggtcccaaaagcttgactccaaccacatcattaaggtcgactctactttgagaaggcagcttttccccagccgtcttttgagtgccttttaacCTGGGGTCtcgtcttccggcactatatcaatgttccactgcttttcaaaaggttttcactggctaattcttttcagaagtagactgccaggtccttcttccttgtctgtcttagtct
This region includes:
- the SDHB gene encoding succinate dehydrogenase [ubiquinone] iron-sulfur subunit, mitochondrial; its protein translation is MAAVVGVSLRRWFPATTLGGACLQACRGAQTAAAVAPRIKKFAIYRWDPDKAGDKPHMQTYEVDLNKCGPMVLDALIKIKNEIDATLTFRRSCREGICGSCAMNINGGNTLACTRRIDTNLNKVSKIYPLPHMYVIKDLVPDLSNFYAQYKSIEPYLKKKDESQEGKQQYLQSIEDREKLDGLYECILCACCSTSCPSYWWNGDKYLGPAVLMQAYRWMIDSRDDFTEERLAKLQDPFSLYRCHTIMNCTRACPKGLNPGKAIAEIKKMMATYKEKKASA